In a single window of the Nocardioides massiliensis genome:
- the fadD1 gene encoding fatty-acid--CoA ligase FadD1 yields MAETVQQQLRERLQDDQPGVLSGDMVLSWREHLARAQQEASAIMARLDPDRPAHVGTLLANTPQMLQALAGAGLAGYVLAGINSTRRGDGLVGDIQRAHVQVLLVDNEHRELLDGLDLGDVQVVEVEGAAWADEVAAAGPFRVLRETEAMDPFMLIFTSGTSGDPKAVQVGNLMAVFAGLMLADKYSIGPDDVCYLSMPMFHSNGILAGWSVAINSGAAMVPAKFSASRFVDDVRRYGVTYMNYVGKPLAYILATPEQPGDADLPLRVAFGNEASDRDIDEFSRRFDCIVWDGYGSTETAVMVTREEGTPQGSIGKGAEGVAIYNSRTVTECAPAEFDDNGVLLNPEEAIGELVNTQGAGYFVGYYNNEQANAERMRHGMYWSGDLAYRDKDGWVYLAGRTADWMRVDGENLAAAPIERILMRLEPLSRVAVYAVPDERVGDQVMAAIVLRDEATLTPAELEEFLAAQPDLSPKAWPRYVRIAPELPSTATNKVLKRELIKQGPVADNGVLWAREERGRSYTEVQEPAGV; encoded by the coding sequence GTGGCGGAGACGGTGCAGCAGCAGCTGAGGGAGCGGCTCCAGGACGACCAGCCCGGCGTCCTGTCGGGGGACATGGTGCTGTCGTGGCGCGAGCACCTGGCCCGGGCCCAGCAGGAGGCCTCGGCCATCATGGCGCGTCTCGACCCGGACCGTCCGGCGCACGTCGGCACGCTGCTGGCCAACACCCCGCAGATGCTGCAGGCGCTGGCCGGCGCCGGCTTGGCCGGCTACGTCCTCGCCGGGATCAACAGCACCCGTCGCGGGGACGGCCTGGTCGGCGACATCCAGCGTGCGCACGTCCAGGTGCTGCTGGTCGACAATGAGCACCGCGAGCTGCTCGACGGCCTCGACCTCGGCGATGTCCAGGTCGTCGAGGTGGAGGGAGCGGCGTGGGCCGACGAGGTGGCTGCGGCGGGACCGTTCCGAGTCCTGCGCGAGACCGAGGCCATGGACCCGTTCATGCTGATCTTCACCTCCGGCACGAGCGGTGACCCGAAGGCGGTGCAGGTCGGCAACCTGATGGCCGTCTTCGCCGGGCTGATGCTGGCCGACAAATACTCCATCGGGCCCGACGACGTCTGCTACCTGTCGATGCCGATGTTCCACTCCAACGGCATCCTGGCCGGCTGGTCGGTGGCGATCAACAGCGGCGCGGCGATGGTGCCGGCCAAGTTCTCCGCCAGCCGGTTCGTCGACGACGTACGCCGCTACGGCGTGACCTACATGAACTACGTCGGCAAGCCGCTCGCCTACATCCTGGCGACCCCCGAGCAACCCGGTGACGCCGACCTGCCGCTGCGCGTGGCGTTCGGCAACGAGGCCTCCGACCGCGACATCGACGAGTTCAGCCGGCGCTTCGACTGCATCGTCTGGGACGGCTACGGCTCGACCGAGACCGCCGTGATGGTCACCCGGGAGGAGGGCACCCCGCAGGGCTCGATCGGCAAGGGCGCCGAGGGCGTGGCGATCTACAACTCGCGCACCGTCACCGAGTGCGCGCCCGCGGAGTTCGACGACAACGGGGTGCTGCTCAATCCCGAGGAGGCGATCGGGGAGCTGGTCAACACCCAGGGCGCGGGCTACTTCGTCGGCTACTACAACAACGAGCAGGCCAACGCCGAGCGGATGCGGCACGGGATGTACTGGTCCGGTGACCTGGCTTACCGGGACAAGGACGGTTGGGTCTACCTGGCCGGGCGTACGGCGGACTGGATGCGGGTCGACGGGGAGAACCTCGCGGCCGCCCCGATCGAGCGCATCCTCATGCGGCTGGAGCCGCTGAGCCGGGTGGCGGTGTACGCCGTCCCCGACGAGCGGGTCGGCGACCAGGTGATGGCCGCGATCGTGCTCCGCGACGAGGCGACGCTGACGCCGGCCGAGCTCGAGGAGTTCCTGGCAGCGCAGCCGGACCTCTCGCCGAAGGCATGGCCGCGCTACGTCCGCATCGCGCCGGAGCTGCCGTCGACGGCGACCAACAAGGTGCTCAAGCGCGAGCTCATCAAGCAGGGCCCCGTGGCCGACAACGGGGTGCTGTGGGCCCGCGAGGAGCGCGGACGGTCCTACACGGAGGTCCAGGAGCCCGCGGGCGTCTGA